The Corythoichthys intestinalis isolate RoL2023-P3 chromosome 2, ASM3026506v1, whole genome shotgun sequence DNA segment GATGCTAATGGTGGCACAGTTCATGACAGTGAAAGTTTTTATTCATTCCTGTGAAGGTACTCTGAAGTAGCATTTTTCTAACTTGATGTGTTTGTGTAGAGGAGATGATCTTTTGTATTTCAGTCATatgcatttatatatatatatatatatatatatatatatatatatatatatacaataaaatttgtaattgATATAATATAAAGTGATATAATCGCCGCAGAAAACTTGCAAAGCCTGGTGGTAGAGAAGCCCACCGGCAGCCCACTGTgtttttttggaaaataatgTTAAGTTTACAGTAATTTTGAAAGTTCGAGTGTTGTGTGTTGttataaatgatttattaatGGTCTTAGAAAAAGGCACACTCTTGgaatagttaaaaaaatatatacaatgcAAGTTTCTAAAATAGTGGAAACATTTTGGatgttcaaggtaattattacagTAATaggcaaaaattaattaatttgtgtTGATCATCATCAATTGAGGCAAGCAAAAATGACACAGGCACACTGAGTCTTTGTTTGTATAGTTacggtaattttcggactataagccgctacttttttccatcattttgaatcctgcggcttatttgttgatatttttgggttgataggtaacactttatttgacagcggcgtcataagactgttagaattatgacatgacattatcatgggcattactgaatgcctatgacagatgtcattaagtgtcatccggcaaattatgtcattaactccatttatgtccagctcgcctcttttacatccattcagaagtgagataatttgccagataacactaaatgacatctgttataagcattcattaatgctcatgacagtgtcatataataattatgattctctaatgacagtcttatggcgccactatcaaataaagtgtaaccaaaTACCGTAAATACCGTACATccttagcactgcaatgcatgcttggaggcatgttggacaacagtgttgagagcgggtggcagcagaggttgacgatctcccccaagggagcaatgatggccaaatgaaccttcttgaagcaatgaatggtggtttatttggtcatatgacagTCCTAAGATGCCGCTttccaataaagtgttaccggtgaatatcttttggtgtaagtattctataatacagtgaggacagctgcggcttatagtccagtgcggcatatctatgaacaaatgtcatttctgtgtcaaatttggtgggtggcggccagtgttgtcacagattacttaaaaaagtaatttaattactgattacacctcaaaaaagtaatctagttactttaccgatttattatcaaagtaactgttactttaaaagtaacttatcagttactttttaccaatttttctccttttgcggcctcaacataaaaatgacaacaaaaaatgtcatcacatgtaatttaatttttcacataaggcttcatctttgagttagcgggggtttaattagtcaatggagttgatttcaaccactatTGAcacgtgctagcttagccaccctggagccctgaaactaacaaataactgacaaactgcacggaatttgttcaaatcaactccaacgactaaataaacccccgcaaactccaagataaagcctaatgtcaaaaattcccctttaaaataaagacctagctgttaaaatattgtctataaaagttgtaaagcaataaaacaaaaaaaattattgaaatgaacaagaatcctacaacttagttcataatgggtcaaaatcaatttatcgagcagatcatgtgactagcacctaagacactagctttttgctttgctaagccaaaactacacttgtggaggcaagatgagtatttagaatttctgtaaacctaagctttcaaacgcaaccaacaacaactgaacttgaacagttttatatatatgtatatatacagtcagtattggccaaaagtttggcgacacctcaaaggtggacactttgaagaatgtagaatataaaacctgttttcagttagttcttttttttttgccattccacatgttcgttcatagttttgatgtattcagagaggatttacaatagtagggaaaatatataaaacgtaaaaatgtttaggtgtgtccaaacttttgactttttcagtcatcaacatgctttgcccccagccccacaaaagtaaaactccgcctatggttacaaacactgacaataaaatgtgtataaaggctggttacaaactgtataagtgctggctgtcttggTACCTGTAGGCtttttcgagttttgtcgcgttgtcctgtaattccaagtgtttccttgttgaattggatgtagagTTTTTAGCGGCCGACAGTCTTTTAGCgtagagtttgcaacgcacggagatatttttgtcatctttactggacagaaatgtgaagtaagggctgtatttccagtgagcaaaggcatccatttgcgATATATagcctgcctttcactgttagcctcgctgcctcgtcagaatgctatgttgttgaccgccgtggctgACAGCCTCAAACAGCATCGTAACACAAGTgacccgcttttttttttttttcccgatgagaaatgctcttcgtacatgactacagtattcttcattctacatacattatgaggcaaaaacaaaatagtaacgcacaggcactagggaaactaactttaatcggattactggcttggaaaaatgaacgcgttagattactcgttactgaagaaagtaatcagattacagtactgtacagtacagtactgacaacactggtggcggattagtcaggtgcgccttatagtgtgaaaattacagtaagtcATTTGTTCAAATCTATTAACATTTGAGTGCAGATACAGTATCATGCTGCTAAGAATATAAACAATTGGGTAGCTATCAGGAATGAGAAGCAATGAGACAATACAAAATGAACCTGTCCTTTTCTCCAAATGAAAAATCTCATCTCTTATGGTATTTTAAGATTGTTTCCCCTAATGTGCTTAGCAATAGTGGTATGGCCTTTCACTGTTTTAGATTGTGACAATGAACTCAACGGTATTCACCCAGAGCAAGCCTTTAACTCAGGGATCCCGATACCAGTCTTCTAAATCCACTGTGGTTtcaggtttttgttccaactgatcgagcactgacagtttaaccaatgaggtttctgctgaaacaaactGATTGCTCTTGTAATAAGACACCAAATTCGTAAATAGGAGTCCTTAGATTGTTGAATAGGTGTCATGTGCTCATATCATGAAAGCATTTTTACTATAAGAAATAATTTAATTTCAGTTAATGCGCGCAACACTTCTCATGACCCCCcatgttacttctaaataataatgCAAGGCAtcattttcaattttaaatttaaaacatttttaaatgcacAAACACTAAGAGGGATGAAGTCTAGTGACGTAACAAAAGGCAGGGCCACCCGGGCAGGAGGAGAGAGCGAACAGGCAGCCATACATACactgtgaaataaataaaacaatagcataacatgcaaaacaaaaacttttggtGAAAGTAAACTGGGGGACATGGTTTATGTTCACTTGTAAGTACAAATTATCCAGACATGGGCGGTGGAGGGAGTCCATTTAATACCTTGCACATGACacaagccatttaaaaaaaaaaaaaaagttctcaaggctcaataaattttattttttttaaagtttactAACATGGAATGACATTGGTTTTCTGGCAGAGACCTTAAACGATTTTTTATAGAGCGATTCTATGGTGTTACATGTTTATACACCTGCCAGTTGCCAATATGTAATGCAATATTCAATGTGTGGTAAAAATCATTGAATGCAGAAATATTCTAGCTGCCCCAAGTGTTGTGAAAGTTCGtatttgtttaaaattgttCAGGTTGAATTTCTCTGtatttaatataatttaatattCCTTTAATGTGGCTCTGAAAAGACTGTGTGGAATCAAGTGTCACTCCAAGGTACTTGAATTCAGAGACGATCTGTAGTTCCTGTCCTCCCAAAAAATAGACCTGAATGTTTGATGTCCAAAGGTCACTTTGTGAACATCAAAGTTTTTTGTTtagtccagtgcttctcaattattttctgttacgtccccccacaggaagacgtaaatgttccacacacccccccaactctctgccgccactgtaaatatacaatagtatcatttgtctacaaaattcttattataagtacacctctgcattacattgtgtcctttttaatattaaagaagaaaaaataaaagtgttaaaaaaagaacacatccatactgtaaaaatactcgatacattttttgaccgtatgacactgaaaaaaaataatcataaaatcaaaaaataatcataaagtcaaattgattagcaactttAACTcaagaggacaatatgccaaccattagactgaaaaaacaaaaattaatagaacaaaaacgactgtcattggacagagagaccgtttttatttttgctgcaggcagtatcagctcctttgctgtggtgttgggttatttttgcattgagcaacttggtatgccaccttatgtgatgctgacagtgctcgctggtttactgatgtaacactgacaaagtgggacgattgttggcaatattcggcaccttttcgctgaaaaaaaatgtctgctgcgaacatttttagacaaagtaaacagactggtctttcctcgtctcccactgtactaaaagtcaaaagccaaatgctatatacgcttcgtcatatttctttgtcttagcttttcatatctccagtgctctttgctgtgtgctcgtttggttcaaaaatactgcgcagatgctgaaaatgagagcgccactgccacccacttagcagatgtgcaattacactttatcctagtttggcaaaaaaaagtatattccccaaggtcacattcgCTACCCCCAGCATCACTCTGTGCCCCCCTGGGTGGGCCCGCCCCActctttgagaagtactggtttagtCGTAGGCAATATTTGTAAAGCCATTCAACTATAGGAACCATCGCTAATGTGAGAGCTATGTCATGTTGTTACATTTGATAGTAATGATTCAGAACCAGCGTTATTTTGTGCTTGCAAAaataattggggaaaaaaaaaaaaaacacggtaaaAACAATTTGTGCTGACCGAAAATTGGGTGCTTGCAAAAAATCTTTGCACTtgcaaaacaacttttttgtgagtgtaaaaatattttacaattgcaaaaataattttggtgTGTGAAAATATTTTGCAAGTGCACAATTCGTTTGCAAGCACAAAATAATGTTTCCAAATTAAAATTTCTGGGAAGCACGaatttgttttctttatttatttatttatttattttattttttacaaagattaaatgtcatgattttgatcccagtttttttttctaaaaggtTACTTATTATCATGTGTAACAACATGATACAGTGGCTGTAAAAATAAGCCAAAAGGTTTTATAATAAAATTGTTatacaattttattattataataataataattttaataatcACACAAGCAAAagaaacatgtattttttttcttcaatacaCCACTTGCATTAGACAAATCAGTGCGACCTCTGTTGCATAAACCTCTGCCACTGTAACAGAATGTTGAATGTTGAACTATCTGATATCAGTCAGATGGATTTGAAAGCGAATTTGCAAACGAATGAAGGGAGGCCATCTCTGTGCTGTGGTCCTTCCTCCTACCCTACAGCTGACTATAATAATGAAGGTGTGCTGTAGCGGCTTTCCACAAACAGGATGAGCTCCTTACAGTGTCCGTCTTGGAGACCACTGCCACTGAAGGTAAGTGTAATTGTTTGTTTTCAAAGTATGTATTTCCATCACAATATTTTGAAGTTTGGAGAAACAGTGCAGTGCAATTGGATAATTTAGACCTCCATTGACTTAAAAATCTAAACTAGCAATATGCTTTGGAAATGAAAATTGCTAAAAATTGATCGTTTCATTCCACATTTCAACTATTGCATTTTCTATAAACCAAAAGAACCTTTTAAAAACATCCCTAAACTACTAGAATGAAACCTCAACGTGTCTAAATGTAATAGCTGTGCTGTGTTTTTCTCACCAAATCTTTTTCACATAGTTGACTATTAATATTTGGCAAACTAGGTTCCCCTATGTTTATACAGGGGATCCTAAGATTCGTGGTCATTTAGTTAGATTATTCGAGTCACCATTTTTGTACTaaatgtaaaatgcaaacagtaGAAACTTGCCTCTGGTTTGGATTGCACAAAAAACTGGTTTCATTTCAATATGTTTTCCTTGTCTTCAGGTGTTGTGTATGTTCTACTCAACCATGTGCCTGATCAGCAGTCCGCTTTGCTCAGAGGCAGCCAAACTCCGCTGTGGCTCAGAGCTCATCAATGACCTTCTGTTCGTGTGTGGTGATCGTGGACTCTATCTAGGTGTGTGCATCTTCATGATTGCTTTGAaacaaagttttttgttttgttttgtttttttcaaattggcattcaatgtatttattgatatatgtgtaaaatataaacactatCCACTAATATTACATCACATTTTGATTTGCGTGTGTGCACACTGGAAGACACATGTGAGCCCTTTCACCTGATTACCTTTCTCCTGTTCTTACCGAGGCCGTTTTTACCATCTGGTATCAAACTTGTGGCAATGCTTCAAACTGGGAGCATACCCATCAGAACACAGTGCCACATTTTGTGATAGCAATATTGTTGCAGCACTTGCTATCAGAGAAAGGTACACAGCAAAAGAAGAGAAAGAGAACAGGGCTGGCTCACACTTAGACTGCATTTACAGCTGCTAAAACTGGACCCTAATGGCTTCTATGTGTCTTAACGAAAGCTAAAGGCACATGGTCTGGTTATGGTTCTCGGCCGAGAGGGAAGGGCATCGTGGACAAATGCTGCCGCTCAAATGGCTGTGACCTGCATCATCTGGAGATTTACTGTGCAAAGGCAAAGAAACAACAGCAGACGACATCGTGGCCTAGCACAAGCACGGAACCCCTcactaaaaaacaaacagacgtGGTAAGAACTTCACTTCTCGAATGTAAAAACATGCTTCTTGGTGAACAGGGTTCAGATTTGTTAACAATTGTAGTTTATCTATGTGGAGAGGATCATGACTCTTAGGCTCATTGTCATATCCTCTCCAATTGCTCCTCATTGTATCAAAGCTAATACATGCAACTTTTTGCAAACTTACTCTTGCATcagtcttttaattttttatccctCACCAAAAAACAAGACTAAAAACAATGTTCCGAAGCTCACAGGTGATAAGTTCAAATATGGGTTTCCTACTGCGTATCAATAGCACTACTTGCGCGATCACTAGGCTCTCTCCCAACCTAGTCTTTCCTATCCTCCCTCTTTTTGTCCAACAGGGTAGTTAGTGTATCCCTTCCTCacacaaaaagaaatatatatggcagaaaaccctcaggtgacttgaagttctgctccgagacccccaattttgccaactttaaaaattgtccaatatgtatgtgtgatacatcattggaaagcttaaaatctccgtTTTCTGGGGTAAGAAAATTTTAACGAGGAGGGTATTTttggaagtaaaaaaaacatttttaaaaagcgaaatcctatctggaggtgagagcgtgaaagagcagaattcgccatgactttaacgagatattatcgcgcacttaccttgttttgatccaaaactccttgcagcatgtatcactgagtgtcaagacacagctgtgaatggccacagccagattttggggggattttatgggtgaaacatggtaatataacaagggtcgcgatgcagaaatcgcagacatcaaggagtggtcgagatgttctttttcatatatttacccttttaaacgtttttttttttcaatgtacgttgtttggatcgattatcatctaacatcagagaaaaaaaacaaaaaaaatatatttaagcgatagttatgaggtagatatccgtaacttttttacagacaccattttttcattgtgacgtcatttgtttaaaagtttaaaatatgcgagtgaataattttttaaagtcgttttttttttttttttttttttttaaacgaaatatcagacatcaattaatgattctaagctaaacatgacattttgaatgatataattacctttgttttaatggctgggttgaaacaaaagcggttgcgcgacgtctgtaaaccagggtttccagggtaaaagggacaaattacaaatattttgggggtttaatgcgccatgaatctgctatggcagcatatagacatattgttctatcaaacacaacagttcttttggcttaaaatacaagagtgcaagagcagaaactgctttttcagtcatgtctgtgttttccgccatatataaatacaaaattggcagaatttcacattttaagtcaaccaatttcaaatgaatttcTAGGTTTTCATGAAAAACTCAAAAACCTCTGTTAATCAATCAATACTTAATATTAAAACTAAACTGGACTAAAGTGAAGTAGTTTTATTGCAACATTTTAAGTACCGTAAACTGGATTTCCGTTTAGTAGTTTGAACTCAAAATTTTAAGTTTACagtatttacttgataaaaaaaaaattaggaatgTTCTAAATAAATCACTTTTCATGGAAAactaaacaaacatttttttaaattatcaggTAAAACCCATTTTCATTTTACTCAAACATTTTAAGTAGAATGTCAGTTAAGTTGTTAAAATCCAATTGTTAGGGTTACAATATTAACTTAATAAAAATGAGTTCGGAATACTGAAAATAGCAAGTTACTTAGAAGTACTTCGAAATCTGAGTTATGTCTTCTTTAAATATTAAATTAGCATGATTTATtggaagtttttttattttatttttacagtgCCCCCTCAGTAAATGACACTGTGTGTAACACCACTTATGGTCGGATTGTGCTGATAATTTGCTCTCAAAAACACATCTTcactcatcggctgccattgactgcaacaGACATGCaatacatttgaactgagagaagCTGGCACTGATTATTGACTTAATGACATTTGTATATTGAAATGATCATGTCAATGGAATGCAATCAGTTACTAGATAAAagagtgtaaataaatgcttgcaCCAAATAATACTGGTACTGAAACATAACAAATCAGTTCCAAACCATCAAATCAGTTCATGTCAAACCAAGGACCAAGGTCATCTGATGCGGAGATGCCAGTGCTTACCAAGTCCTTGAAACGCTTTGTTTATGCTTATCGTTGTCTTGCAGGCCTATCAGTTCCAAGCTGTATTTCAGAAAAGACTTTTACAGCACCTGGGGCCACCCGACAGTCCAAAGAGGGAGGCTTATAGGAACAAAACA contains these protein-coding regions:
- the igf3 gene encoding insulin-like growth factor 3; this encodes MVYVHFRNLPLVWIAQKTGFISICFPCLQVLCMFYSTMCLISSPLCSEAAKLRCGSELINDLLFVCGDRGLYLAKGTWSGYGSRPRGKGIVDKCCRSNGCDLHHLEIYCAKAKKQQQTTSWPSTSTEPLTKKQTDVAYQFQAVFQKRLLQHLGPPDSPKREAYRNKTKPSFPKKTPSRRKMNRPLASKAPFMATTRTNL